The DNA segment TTTCAGCTTTTCGATAACTTCATTCATGGCAATTACCAAAAAGCCACCTGTGCCGCAAGCTGGGTCAAGAATTCTATCAGTAACTTTTGGCTCAAGCATCTGCACTGCCATTTTTTGGACGTTGCGAGGTGTAAAAAATTCGCCGCGATCGCCTCTTAAATTAGCACCAACCAGTTCCTCATAAGCTTTGCCTTTTACATCAATATTGGTACTTAAAAAACTATATCTCTGGAGTTCACCCACTATATAAGCTAAAGACCGAGGTTGGAGTTTAAGCTGATCATTAGCATCAAAGATTGCTGGATACTGCTTTTTAACAGCATCAAAAATTTTGTTAATTCTATTAAAAACAGTTAATCTACCATCATTGCTTTTCTTTTCGCTGGCAGTTGCATAAAACTCTAAAAGATTAGGAAAATTACGTTCATCATGAATCTTGCAAAAAATAACTTTTAAAAGCTCAAAAAAAGCAGGTTGTTTTTGTAGTCCATCAGTAACATAAATATGATCATGACAAATTTTGAAAGAAAATAGTAAATTGTCTCCAACAGCATTTTTCAAGGATTCACGAGTTGGACGATCAACTTCTTCTAAATTGCCATCTTTTGCAGGAATATCATTTGGTTCCTCGTAAACAACTCCTTCTTCTGTTTTAACTCGACGAAGGACAGTCTTTTTTTTGCCATTTGTCCACATCCCCCATTCGGAGTTATCGCAAAATGCCATGTAAGACTTGAGTTGATCAATACCATCTTTACTTGCTGATGGCTGTATCGAATCTTTCTTGCACTCAATGATGATCCAAACATTCTCCTGAATATGTGGCTCTCTTTCCCGAAAGATAGCAAGATCCACCCGGACAGTTTTGCTACCCTGTTTAATGGGATACTCAACTTCAATCTGTTCTGGTAAGTAACCTAATTCCAGCACTAAGCGACGCTCAATATTTTGACGAACGTACTCTTCAGGGGTGTCATTACGGATTTTTTGGTCAATGAAGTCACAAATTTTCCCATCTGGGAGCGTCGCTAGTAGCTTAGTCATTACCTGAGTAAATCACC comes from the Nodularia sp. NIES-3585 genome and includes:
- a CDS encoding N-6 DNA methylase gives rise to the protein MTKLLATLPDGKICDFIDQKIRNDTPEEYVRQNIERRLVLELGYLPEQIEVEYPIKQGSKTVRVDLAIFREREPHIQENVWIIIECKKDSIQPSASKDGIDQLKSYMAFCDNSEWGMWTNGKKKTVLRRVKTEEGVVYEEPNDIPAKDGNLEEVDRPTRESLKNAVGDNLLFSFKICHDHIYVTDGLQKQPAFFELLKVIFCKIHDERNFPNLLEFYATASEKKSNDGRLTVFNRINKIFDAVKKQYPAIFDANDQLKLQPRSLAYIVGELQRYSFLSTNIDVKGKAYEELVGANLRGDRGEFFTPRNVQKMAVQMLEPKVTDRILDPACGTGGFLVIAMNEVIEKLKQQAGVTEQSDIWMKDALNSRIRETAQANFFGFDINPDLVKATKMNMVMNNDGAGNIFRQDSLLHPHQWEDNFRKQFAKALDIDAKSLRGFKDLAYFDVIATNPPFGSKLPIKDRETLSQYQLGHVWRETETGWEPTDQLHGSAPPEILFIERCWQFLKPGGRMGIVLPDAILGAPGLLYVRYWMIKHCRIVASIDLHPDTFQPRNGTQTSVLILQKKTEEEINRGTMPDYEIFMAQVKAIGHDKRGNTVYRRNEEGEEILMPADPGSIPLIERTASGEGTARPLPRQKVEDDDTPFVADEFLVWKKQVVLGW